ACCAAACCATTGCTGTcaactgaaacaggaaaaatataaatataaatgcatcACCAGCAGGTTTTTAATATACGCAACAACTtcccaaatgaaaaatgagtaATAAATATCAAAGATAAGTTCCAGAACATCAGAACTCTGAGTGCTTCAGCATGGCTGCCCTCTTCTCCCTCGCTGGTAGAGGAATATTTCCTGTggtaaaacaataaatattagTTACGGCTTTCACAATGGAAAAAGTTCATAatcatctttcattttattcactTATATCAGTAATGTGCAAGCGATCATAAAAGTCACACTaatttataaatataaatgtattcaGCTTATCTTCTTACCTGGTGGTGCCACAAAATATTCTTCAACTGTGTTTTTGGCAAGCGGAAGCAGTTCTTCAGCACAGTCCTCTTCTGTCACTGCATCGTTCCGCAGGTATAATGCCCTGAGTGTGGATGAAACATTACCACGATCATTAAAACCTGAGCTACAGTGGTTGCTGGAAGCTACTTTGGTTATTACTGTGATGAAAAGGCCCACATGTaaagaagctgtttttcacAACTGTCTGTACCATACCTGTCCTCCAGAACCGAATCCATTGGTTCAACCCCCGTTGTGTCAACAACATGAAGCTGATCTGCAAATCGTATGGCTTTCTCCAAACAGTCCAGTCCCTGTTTGGTGCGGAAGTCGACCAAGGCCAGTCGCTCCAGTTTGTCCACCAGGTCGGCAGGGATTTGGGTAGGCTGTAAAATCAAAACGGTGTGTTGCTTAGAAACGTACATCAGTTTCGTCCCACCATCATTCAAAAACGCCTTAAACTGTAACTAACCATTGAATAGAGTCATCAATCACTCTTAGTGTTACTaatcctctgctgcagctcagcacgGAAACACTGTGGAAATCTGGCCTAAAAAAATAGTAATTTTGGCAGATATCACATGATCAGATTGCTACAGATAAACCTCTGTGTACACTTTGCACTTGGACGGGATCTTTTAATGGCCAATATGAACAAAAGGAATGATTACATCATGCAAAGCACGTATGTCAGTGTACATCAGGGCACCTGACTATTGTTTGAGTCAGTGGCCTTCAACTAAATATCTAAGATCTAACATTTCAGGGCATTAGGTCACCTAgcagtacttgtacttaacACCATGCAAGCACTGTATTGTGTTCACATTCACCCAGTCATGAGGGTATTACCGGGGGAAGTTGGTCCTCTGGTACTGGTTCCCATGTTGCGAACTGTGGTACCTGTCAAAACAGACAACCATGTATCGAGACTGACAAATCAACGTTCTGCATTTGCTACAGAATAAACCGACTGCAATTCAACTATTAATCACTGACCTTTAATTTACCTTTGGGTTATGTGGCTGAGAGCTCGACAGTCGCGTTACACTTGTGATGTGGCTCTTGTGGCAgcggtttcttcttctttggaaGTTCATATTTGTTACAGGGTAGCCATCGTTTGCTAACAGGCTACATAAATGCCGAGTGATATTCATTGACACGCCGCGGCATGTGCATTTAGGAGTGAGGCTAAACACTAACATTTCCAGCACATTTATCGAGTCAGCTATGTCCGAGTTGTATAAAATAGTGTCGCGTTTTCTTAAAACCACGTATTCACCAGAAAGGTCAGTACGGCGGCTCCAAACTAGCTTCGCATGTGTAGCAAACGACTTCCTGTAGCTAGCCCAGAGGCTGCAGGACGAGCGGAAGCGAGAGGTTTCACACCCACTTACTTCCTTCTTCGCTTATGTCCCAGGCAGACATAAATTACAACTGCGACTTCTGCCATACAGAGCCAAAAACCATCATCCACCTCTTTTGTCAGTGCTGTTACAGTAAGAGCCATCATGCTGGGCAAATTTcatattcacaaaacaaaatggacaaagaaaagGCCGAAtggaaaacactttgaaaatgaaCTCAAACAATACTTTAACACAATAATGACTTCttcaaacaacaaagccataaaaatatcaaatttgTTTATTAACCTGTTCGCGCAGGCCCCCTAGTGGTTTATGATTTGTTACCCCACATATGTTTATACTGCCTTTACATGACTCCTTGTGTTTACACTGGTATTTGAATAAgttgatttttgcattttgggttttttttatgttcactcTCAGTTGACACTCTGTATAACCACCTTGTCTTCGTTGAAATACAGTGGGGGTGTTTTAAACGTGAAGGAATATTGtccaattattaaaatattttaaccTTCATGAGCAAAAACGTGAAGTATAACATCTCGGAAAGATATTGATAGCATTGTGAAACCAGCATGGCAATTCCTGTGTCAAATGCTGCTGTTGGCGCAGGCACACTATATATGATGGTTGTAGAAATCAGTGTATGTGGTCGACAACATGCACCGGtatgattaaaaataaagaaaataagacgTTGACATTTTGTCAAAATAGTTCATGGTTGATGataatgtgttgtttgtgttgaaatCAGAAGTCGAATACATGTGGCGGTACCCTGGTCATTCCCATTTTCCCCTCGCcaatttcattttttgacagacggccaatcgcggccgtcatttccatctttccccgcGACCAATCGCGGttcctcatttccatctttggacagacggccaatcgcggcccgtcatttccatctttccccgcGGCCAACCGCGGctcctcatttccatctttgaTAGTCGGCCAATCGCGGCccatcatttccatcttttcaaTTAAACAAAGTGTTAATGGGATAGGGAGCCGTCAGAGCGCCCGGATAGCTCAGTTGGTAGAGCTTCAGACACAGACTATTGTAATACACGATAGTGGCCATTGTCCGAATTAGCGTAAGAATTCAACGGGTTGCAAATCACTAGTTTTATTCATGACCATGAAGAATGAGTGGAGCTCATTTGTCAACTCTCGTCCATTCGCGTCTCCTCGTTCCCATTTGCCCCCCGCCAATCGCGTCttctcatttccatcttttgacAGACGACCAATCGTGGCttctcatttccatctttctccGCGGCCAATCGCGTCttctcatttccatctttggacagacggccaatcgcggcccgtcatttccatctttccccgcGGCCAATCGCAGCTCGTCATTTCCATCTTTGGACAGACGGCCCGTCATTTCCATATTTTCCTgccaataaaacaaagtgttaaTGGGGAAAGGAATCGTAAGAGCGCCCGGATAGCTCAGTCGGTAGAGCATCAGACTTTTAATCTGAGGGTCCAGGGTTCAAGTCCCTGTTCGGGCGATAcaagttttgtgttttttgaccaACATTTCCACGTTTTGAAAAATATTGCTGTGGCCCATATCCAGAATTCTCATTGTAGCCAAAGAGACAGGCTATGGTTCCACATTCCCCGACATGTAGAAATACTTTCTCTGTGGCCGAGAATCCTTTCCTTCTCTCAGGAGGAGTCGGCAAAGGAGAAgtttcaggggaaaaaaaagttatcCGCCCGATGCGTCAAGACTTTTGGTTTTTGAACAACATATAGTCATTTCCATGTTTTGAAAGCTATCACTTTGGCACATATCCAAAATTTTTATTGTAGACAAAAGGGATAGGCTATGGTTCCACATTCCCTGACCTGTAGACATATTGTCTCTATGGCTGGGTAGAGTCCTTGCCTGTTCCCAGGAGGAGTCAGCAaaggagaaatgagagaaaaaaaaaaatctctcgCCCGAACAGGGACTTGAACCCTGGACCCTCAGATTAAAAGTCTGATGCTCTACCGACTGAGCTATCCGGGCGCTCTTGCGATTCCTTTCCCCAttaacactttgttttattggcAGGAAAATATGGAAATGACGGGCCGTCTGTCCAAAGATGGAAATGACGAGCTGCGATTGGCCgcggggaaagatggaaatgacgggccgcgattggccgtctgtccaaagatggaaatgagaaGACGCGATTGGCCGCggagaaagatggaaatgagaaGCCACGATTGGTCGTCTgtcaaaagatggaaatgagaaGACGCGATTGGCGGGGGGCAAATGGGAACGAGGAGACGCGAATGGACGGGAGTAGATAAATGGGCTCCACTCATTCTTCATGGTCATGAATAAAACTAGTTATTTGCAACCCGTTGAATTCTTACGCTAATTCGGACAATGGCCACTATCATGTATTACAATAACACCTGTGCTAGCTGCAGTATTTAACACAGAAAACGCCTGTTCCAAAATACTATCAGTATCAGTGGCTTTATATTTTGTACTACAACTGTAGTTCTATACAGTTATATACTGTCTCGGCACATGTTGATACagatactgctgctgctatttaCTATCACAATGCATGTTAATGAGTTAGTGGAACACATATTTTTTGTTCAGCGTCTtcagccatgctggcagctATATGAATAGAcactgtgagctaaatgctaactggCACATGCTAATATGTTGACAGTGACGATGCTAACATGGTGACGTTTAGCAGATATAAATTAATGGTTACCATGTCCACCATCTTAGTTTACTGTGTATGCTAACACTCACTAATGCGCAGTAAAAAGAATGGCTGAAGTGAACAGTTAAGAGGTTAACACATTTATTCCAGTTCAGatggggacatgaatgtctgtaccaaatttcatgacaattcATCCAACAGTTGTGGCGATGCATTATTTCACTCAcagccaaaaatgtcaaccttaTGGTGGCACAAgagcaggattcatcctctgcgGACCATCTcatgcaatccatccaataattgttgagatatttccatCTTGACCAAAGAGGAAGACCAGCTGACCAATACTGCCAACTCACACTCTTCTGAACTAGTTTGTAGTGAGCAGCCTTTGTAAAACTGATGCATGTACTGATCTCTTGATGTttatctacctgtctgtcttcagtttaGTAAAATGCACATTACAatatgtttttgaaaaataatgatgattccatttttattttttttattataagaACATATACCatgtaatattatatatatatatatatatatatatatatatatatatatatatatatatatatatatatatatatatatatatatatatatatatatatatatatatatatgaactcTTAGTATAGAATTTGATTGTTTTACAATACACAATTAGAACTggccacaaaataaaaatatcagctttacaaacaaagcagcatctgaatgagaaaatgaacgaataaatacataaataaatacttggcaaataaatgtcacaaaaaattATAACAGGTTTTCTGACAGCAGTTAGCGTTCACAAAGAAACATCAATATTAAAAGCAATTCATCTTATCACATTCATGAAGCAACACTAGAAGACCAACTGAGTTCAGGCGATGAATGACGACCGTGTATGTCAGTAACTGGGACCAACATAAAACTAATTTAAAAGGTTAAACGGATATATATTGTATGTCCTCACAAGCCCCCAATCTgccaaaaacatcaaaacagtttCCCTCAAAACATCAGGTCATTTGCAATTCATTTTGACAAAGTGTCAAACTGCacctttcattttcatctctgtgtttaAGTCACACAAAAGAATGTGAATAATAAGAAACcacaaaacttttcatttggTCACTGTGACTAAACATTATCACTCTATTATTTTCAATCGTACTCCAGCTGAAATTAACATTTGATTCAACAAACAGGCAGCAGACAATGCAAGACAAAAATCAAGGTGAGCAAAACTGCACACTTTACAAAATATACAGTGGTTCACTGGATAATGAAAAATTACTCAAGAGGGCTATCAAATCAGGCTTGTTGTTTTATATAAATCTCTGCTCAGACATCCATAAGTCACTTAAATATTAGATTATGATTTTACAATTCTTAACATAATATAATGCTCATaagttaaacacatttttctccttAGTACAGTACATTTCACACAAAGACATAACATTTGGCAGACAAGGCAGTTCAaggacattaaaaacactgttggATGCTAAATCACTGACATGGTGCTAAAAgctaaattaatttattaacgTTGTGTTAAACATAACTGAGTTTGAGTTACATTTTGGACGACAGGCCAGTGTTTTCGATCAGTCATTAGTGAAAATTAATTTGGCTTTGGGGTGTTGtatttaaagaaaattaaaagtCTGCTGACATTCCTTCCTTCATTAAGGGGCGGGAATAGAGGGATAACTTGctgatatatttaatgtttaatcttGTAGACTTTggttattaaaataattataaacTAGTACCACAATGTATTTTTCTCATAAATATAGTCTCTGGTTGAATTCACCTCTGCATTATGGTTTGAAATGTGCAACTAAAACCATCCTTATCTCAAAATATTAAGTGCACTCGAATTGAGATCGACACTTAAGGGATTTCTGACaaaaatatttagaaattaAAGAAACTATTTTTCAGATACTTTTTTCCCCACTTGAACATACTGACAAATATGAAGCATAATATTCTCACACACCTGttgacaacacaaacaacatctCAGATACAGTCGATAAGGCTCATAGCAGCAAACTGATTGTAAAGGCTTTGTgtagtgagtgagtgtgtgtgtacttgacTCTTGTGCTGCTACAGCCATTCATAGTTTACTtggaaggaaaagaagacaaacagcacaattCACTTGTTCTCTATCAGCATCTGCACCTTGCAGACCAGATCTCTGGCCTGCGTCAAAATCTGCTTGATGTTGTGGTGCTCGGCCATttctgaaagacaaagaaacatgCAAGTTCAGTTCTTCTCACCGAATACATCGAAAATGGCCGCATCAACAGCGACAAGCACGGATGAGATTAATGCAGCTCTATGTGTTGTTGCAAGCTGACTAACAATAATAACTGTTAAATCTGCAGTCGGGGaagttgagagagagagatttaaaaacaaatgaacatcTAGTGTAGAAGAGAGCGACATACAGCATTCTGACTTCAGGCCTTTACAGTGCTGGTTCCTacaattcccacaatgcaacctgATGTTGTCAGACCCCTCATGCCTGGAAAATGGCCAAATCTTCCATCCGTAAAAATTAAGCTCAtctttaatgtgtaaaatgtgtatGTGGACAACATCGGCTGTAAAGCTGCATGTTTTACCATTGAAGAACTTAATGATGTCAGTGAAGTCCATGTTGTTCTCCAGGATGATGTCCCTGTAGATCTCCACCAACGCCAGGGCGATGAAGAGGACAAAGTGACTGGAAGAGACATACTTGGCTGCCCAGATGGTTTCccagactgaaaacacatcatcatAGACGAGCTCTGGAAGACAAAGAACATACAGTGAAGGAACGGGAGTGAAACTACATCTGTGTTTGAGGGCCAGGATGGGAGTTTGTAGGAAGCGGAGCTGTTGGTGGAGAGAGATAAGGGTGGAAGCAGGTGTTTGCTGGGGTGGGATATACTGAGCTACCCAGAAAAGCTGTTTACAGGAAATCAGAAGGTCCACAGTTAAATCCTCAGTGTAAAgcataattaattattaaacctatccacacagcagcagttcatGCCAATTACTTCATAAGCAACTCCCTGGAATGCTTTTCTGAAAATATAACAGACTTCTAAATCCTTTCCAGGCCTTAATAACTACATGTCTTGTTAGCAAGCTGCCAAGTGGTTTTGGCATCTTATCCACAAACTCGGTTTAGAGACGAGTGAATCCCTTCTTCTCTAATTGGCACAAAGTCTTTCGAACCATGCTGTCACCTCACCTCGCTTGAAGTCTAGGAGAAACCAGCGGTAGCAGAAGTAGAAGTGGGTGTAGTCTCCGTTCTGGTGCATTAGCTCAAACAGCTCGGAGTCCAGGATCTATACAGAGAGGGGATCAGAGGAGATTcaggaaaagaaataatgagACTGGTTGTGGGGGAAGAGTGTGAAAAAGTGCGGCGTTTGGAGTAATGAATGGATTTAGTGGTCCCTGGCTGCTACAGTATGTGTAAAGGCTTTACTGGTGCCGTGTCACCTGGATTAGAGAGCGCATGTTGGCAAAGTGAGTGTCCATAGCTCCTCCGTGTGGAAAGTTTTGATTCATTCTCTTCATGAGctcagtgaagcagctgaaggcCATGGCCTCTgaaaggaggaagcagagaggaatcTGCGGTGAGAAAGTGAGTGGGCAAACTGTTCTCTGTTGTTCCACCGATAGctgtaaaaatacacagaatGTCAGAGAAGAGGGAAAATCAGAAGTGATTCAGAGTGTTGACTCACCGTCATCCAGAATGACTAGAAGCGGAGCCAGCAGATCACACATGCCCTGGACGTAACCGATGTCAAGGTGCCTCCAGATGTAACTGAAAATACACAAGCAAGAGGTGTGAACTTCACTATACTCGGCTGTTTTTATCGTATGACGCCGTCCAGATTTAGAGGTCTTTCCACCTTTTCTTCAATGCTGAAAATACGTTTTTTAAGGCAACTACTTTTGTGAAGTGCGGAGATCTATTAATATGATCCATGTTGACACGATTTGGCTTCGCGAAGGTGTGAATataccttttctttttgtcctaGGAGGTCCTAAGTAGGACTAGAAGGGCACTTATTTTTGCTGTTATGGGTGGCCCTTTAGATGTGCTTATGTGAATGTgcactagaaaaaaaaatgaagtcacCTTAGTCTAAATCTATTAATATTTAAGGATAAGCCATGGCAACACATGTTTTCTATATTTGTCTGTCAACCAATCCAaagaaaagactaaaaccaacaatgttaGTCTGTCTCTCATTGCTTTCTAACTTTCCTGCCATGTCTGTGGCAACCAGCTCCAAATCCATTCGTTCCTGCTGATGACTTAAACTTTTAAAAGCAGATCACACAGATAGTTTCCTATTTCAAGAATGCTGCGCAATTTGCTCAGGCAGCTCGGCATcgtttttagcaaatgttactcaaacaggtgTAAATTAtgcatttgctggggactattttcagctgcagatagACACATCTGGTGCTTTAGTGACAGTGTACATGTATCATTGATGTGTCTTTAGCAGTTTTTAGCAGACAACAGGATCAGttcactgttggttttgatctgttcatgggatttgttgacagtatgAAAGATTACCATCTTATTATTGCCGGTCATATCCTTTAAAGTGTAATTAATGGAGCAAGTAGTGAAAGGTAATGATGTTTGGG
The DNA window shown above is from Chelmon rostratus isolate fCheRos1 chromosome 5, fCheRos1.pri, whole genome shotgun sequence and carries:
- the gatc gene encoding glutamyl-tRNA(Gln) amidotransferase subunit C, mitochondrial, whose protein sequence is MLVFSLTPKCTCRGVSMNITRHLCSLLANDGYPVTNMNFQRRRNRCHKSHITSVTRLSSSQPHNPKVPQFATWEPVPEDQLPPPTQIPADLVDKLERLALVDFRTKQGLDCLEKAIRFADQLHVVDTTGVEPMDSVLEDRALYLRNDAVTEEDCAEELLPLAKNTVEEYFVAPPGNIPLPAREKRAAMLKHSEF